The Brassica napus cultivar Da-Ae chromosome C7, Da-Ae, whole genome shotgun sequence genomic interval AGTTAGTGTCTCAAGTAAGGAAACTTACAATGGTGATCCGCCGAGTACCTCCAATAGCAACACAAATTTTGCGGCATAGTCGATGCTTGGGGTGCTGCGGATCGCATTAACAAACGATTCCCATGCACGAGTGAGGAACCGTTTGTCGCACTGGTAATCCCCGACAAGGTTTCTTGGCACAATTTTAGCTCGCTTGCTTTTCCTGTTGAGTATCGGAGCTTCTTTATCGACGTTGGACTCCGGTAATGGATCCTCCCAGTTTTTTGGGTGTGCTCCATGATCCACAGCTTGAGCGTTTGATTTGTCCATTTGGGTGAGGCCAATAGAAAATGAAGGATCTGGAAAGGACAGTCCAGTTGCGACCGTTTCCTACATATAAAAGAGCCTTCATTGTCAGATATATGAATGAATAGAGTCGTCTACACTAAAAAGACCAGACCATAAATACCTGATTTGCATTGATGACGTTAGTGGGATCCTCAATGATTGTCTAGCTCCTGTTAAAAGGATGAGCAATTATCTGTTCCACCTGCacatttgaaacaaaatttgGGTTGGAAAAATAGCAGGTGGATAAAATTGGTGATTTGTTTGCTACAAGCTATCTGTGTGGATAGACAAGCGTTTCTTAGCCAGTACAATTTTCACAGATAACGTCAACGTTATGTTGATAAAAGCTAGCAGGGTAGTTCGTAGATAAGCAAAAAGATTTAAGTACCGCGTCTTCCCTGTCGACGTTGGGGTTTGTTACGGTATCTTGACAAGCCCCAACATCCCCGATGTCGTCAGCCTCTCCGTTGAACATGTACGCTACAAGTGGGTCCTGACACAAACATTATAACAAAAAACGAGGATTTGCCTTTTGTATCAGATTAATATACACGAGTGTACGGCCAAAAAAGACACGAGTGGTGTTAAGTTAATGATTATACAAGCTATGTTGGGTGTTACAGAGTTGTAGTTCATATATGCCTCGCTAAATTTTCTTCCTAAGCATAAAGTATTGACTCACCGAACATTACATAGAGAAATTTTATAGGAATTTTACCTCTTCCCGGTCTCCGTGATTCGGGTTTAACTCATCCCCTCCGCCGTGATCCATAGCTTCGTGTTCTTCAGACCTGAGAGACTCGGAGAAAATATCCTACCAAAATTGCATTCGCATCAACACAAAACAATTCATGGTTATATTAAATGGAGAGATTCCTTGGTAGAAGAGGAGAAACTAAAGTTGTACCTCATCGCAAGGTTGTCCCCTTTGACCACCAACCACATTTTCTCGAGTTTCCTAAGAAACGTACCAGGAATATTTGCATGATATCAATTGTCCTTAACACTTACTTGACGTGTATGAGCTGACTCCTTGTTCGCAAATCGCATAGCTTCCTGGATTATGTCGGACACAACAAAAGGGTTCGAGTCTCTTCCCGGTACATTTGATTCTCCGGTGTTATCGGGTGGACGATCAACCGGTGGTCGAGCGTGAGAACGAGTACAGTACTTGGTCATGGTGTCCAAAATTTCCTTCTGTGAGATTCTCATAAGGTCTTCCATCTTCTTCTGAAATAGGTTTTGCGAGTTGCATAGAGACAGAGCAAGGCAAGGTCCTTTATTTGATCACCCATGTTGGATAGATCTGCAGATAAGCTGTTTTTGACAACAGAGGCAACATACTCAGCGTCGACACCTTCGGTCGCAGGTAATTTCCGATTGACTTGCGGTTTTCCGGTTGTTGTTCTCCTTGATGGCTTCCTCACGCATACGGCTAACATCAGCTTTAGTCGCGCCACCTTTGAAGTTTAAGTTGGAAAAAGAGAATCCTTCTCGAGCTGCCTTCACAAGATTGTCAACAAGCACATCTTCCTTGTCGTCTGACCCCAGGTCCGACTCGAAATTCGATAGGTCAGCGCCATCAGATATGATAGAAACCACGTTTACCTGTAAAACATGTCAGAAGATTAAAAACCGAAATAATTTGGAGCAGGATTTTAAGTGATCGAGATACAATACCTTGCAAGCAGAATCAATGGAACGAATGTGTCCCATGTTAATACTAATCTTCCCTTCCCTTTCAACAACACCGGATTCTTCGTCTGCTTCGGATTCTGCTTCGGAACCATAGGAAGCTCCATCTCTAACAACCCCATTGAGGGAAGGTACGGCTTCGATTAGCACAAGCTGAATCGACATCACAAACCCCTTTGAAGGAAATTGTATTCTGCGATAGAGATATTTCATTCCTCTCTTTGATACTGTCCATCAGCATATAGAAAGATTCACGTCCCCAAGGATAAGAAAGGAACTGATCTAAATCGTTGATCCTCTCAGCGGCCGCATGTAAAATGCGGGGGTTGTGGGATGTTGGGAGTATTACGGCTGAGAGCAATGAGAGAAGTGCGTACTTAATCCTCATTCCTCTGTCGATCACCGTCTTCTTTTTCAACATTGTTACAACAGAGGAGACCGTTACTTCAGTCATGGCCCCAAAAAGCTCCCCCCAGTACGGCTTCTCCGATAAGATCTTCTTGCTCCTCTTCTTGCTGTGCGGTGGGTATCTACGGTAATTGAGGCCGGTGACTAGTGCGAATTCTCTGATTGAAAATCTAATTGGTTTCCCGGCAAAAAGAAACCACGCTTTGTGCTTCTTCCGGATCTTCAGTAGACGAGAAAACAATAAGCGCCCAAGACGGCCGGAAAAGGCAGGTTTCTCAGCGATTTCTACGAGTTTACCGAATGAAGATTCTCTAACAAACCGTAACTCTTCTTCGTCTAGGGCGTTTAGAATCTTAGAAATGCAAGAGGGTTTGTGATAGGGTGTTACCCTAATGCCTAGAGGTTCATCGCCCATCGCAAACATTCTGTCCGGGAAGGAGAGTGGAGGCGGATCGCCATGATTTGTGTCCATTTCTGCGATTAGAACAGGAAGAGGAGAATTTTGAGTAAAAGATATGATAACTGTCTGATTTGTAATCCAGTGTAAGAACAGAACAGTAGCTTATAAATAGAAAATGGAAATGTTTCTCTCACTTGCATCGGTCGCGACGTTACAGAGGAATttctaatttattatataaaatgagattaaTAACAACTTGTCTGACACAAGTTATATTGCGTGTAGCATTGTATAATGAAAAGGAAAGATACGCAAAAAAAAGGAAGTTGATTCCGTTAAAACCAAAGTGTACGTTAGGAGTAACATGGTAAAAGACTCAAACGTTAATTATAGGAGTAACATGGTAAAAGACTCAAACGTTAATTATACAAGACGACAAAATAGGGTATATAGCTAATATGCACATATTCCTTGTGTGTGCAGTGCAATTTCTCAAATTAA includes:
- the LOC125590459 gene encoding uncharacterized protein LOC125590459, producing the protein MGHIRSIDSACKVNVVSIISDGADLSNFESDLGSDDKEDVLVDNLVKAAREGFSFSNLNFKGGATKADVSRMREEAIKENNNRKTARPCLALSLCNSQNLFQKKMEDLMRISQKEILDTMTKYCTRSHARPPVDRPPDNTGESNVPGRDSNPFVVSDIIQEAMRFANKESAHTRQETRENVVGGQRGQPCDEDIFSESLRSEEHEAMDHGGGDELNPNHGDREEDPLVAYMFNGEADDIGDVGACQDTVTNPNVDREDAETVATGLSFPDPSFSIGLTQMDKSNAQAVDHGAHPKNWEDPLPESNVDKEAPILNRKSKRAKIVPRNLVGDYQCDKRFLTRAWESFVNAIRSTPSIDYAAKFVLLLEVLGGSPL
- the LOC111207717 gene encoding uncharacterized protein LOC111207717, whose translation is MDTNHGDPPPLSFPDRMFAMGDEPLGIRVTPYHKPSCISKILNALDEEELRFVRESSFGKLVEIAEKPAFSGRLGRLLFSRLLKIRKKHKAWFLFAGKPIRFSIREFALVTGLNYRRYPPHSKKRSKKILSEKPYWGELFGAMTEVTVSSVVTMLKKKTVIDRGMRIKYALLSLLSAVILPTSHNPRILHAAAERINDLDQFLSYPWGRESFYMLMDSIKERNEISLSQNTISFKGVCDVDSACANRSRTFPQWGC